Proteins from a genomic interval of Meiothermus sp.:
- the pyk gene encoding pyruvate kinase, with amino-acid sequence MGLLKRTKIVATLGPASRSPEVIRALIEAGVDVFRLNFSHGLPEDHRESVRMIREASVELGRTVAILQDLQGPKIRCGRFREGAVELQAGQKFVITAEPVEGDETRVSTTYRGLPNDVTPGQILLLDDGNIRLRVDEVRINDIHTTVLVGGRLSNNKGINIPGADLSIPALTDKDIDDIALGAELDVDWVAISFVRSRDDLLLARHYLTRHNSRARLMAKIEKPSAVARFDEILEEADGIMVARGDLGVEMPLEEVPAVQKRIILKSVQAGKAVITATQMLESMIKNPSPTRAEASDVANAIFDGTDAVMLSAETAAGQYPVEAVSFMSRVAKTIEATQEYKDRLNALRPPATRTVQDAIARAVDDVVESTGAKAVVVFTSTGGAARRVARTRPPVPILALTPNPHVRNQLALVSDVLPLLAPDPKDTDDMVEIAVAKAKETGLAEVGEYVVIAAGVPFGVRGTTNMIRVERVS; translated from the coding sequence ATGGGACTTTTGAAACGAACCAAAATTGTGGCCACCCTGGGGCCCGCCTCGCGTTCGCCCGAAGTGATACGGGCTCTGATCGAGGCCGGGGTTGACGTTTTCCGGCTCAACTTCTCGCATGGCCTGCCCGAAGACCACCGGGAGTCGGTGCGCATGATCCGGGAGGCCTCTGTGGAGCTGGGCCGCACCGTGGCCATCCTGCAAGACCTGCAAGGCCCCAAGATTCGCTGCGGACGCTTTCGCGAGGGGGCCGTGGAGCTGCAGGCCGGGCAGAAGTTCGTTATCACCGCCGAGCCTGTAGAGGGAGATGAAACCCGGGTTTCGACCACCTACCGGGGCCTGCCCAACGATGTGACCCCAGGACAGATTTTGCTCCTGGACGATGGGAATATCCGGCTGCGGGTAGACGAGGTTCGCATCAACGACATCCACACCACCGTGCTGGTGGGGGGGCGGCTGTCCAACAACAAGGGCATCAACATCCCCGGTGCCGACCTCTCGATTCCGGCCCTGACCGATAAAGACATTGACGACATCGCCCTGGGCGCTGAGCTGGATGTGGACTGGGTGGCCATTAGTTTCGTGCGCAGCCGCGATGATCTGCTGCTGGCCCGCCACTACCTGACCCGCCACAACTCCCGCGCCCGGCTGATGGCTAAGATCGAGAAGCCCAGCGCGGTGGCCCGCTTCGACGAGATCCTCGAGGAGGCCGACGGCATTATGGTGGCCCGTGGCGACTTGGGGGTGGAGATGCCGCTGGAGGAGGTGCCGGCGGTGCAGAAACGCATCATCCTCAAGTCGGTGCAGGCCGGTAAGGCGGTGATTACTGCTACCCAGATGCTGGAGTCCATGATTAAAAACCCCAGCCCCACCCGCGCCGAAGCCTCGGACGTGGCTAACGCCATCTTCGATGGCACCGATGCGGTGATGCTATCGGCCGAGACCGCCGCCGGCCAGTATCCGGTAGAGGCGGTCTCGTTTATGAGCCGGGTGGCCAAGACTATCGAGGCCACCCAGGAGTACAAAGACCGCCTCAACGCCCTGCGCCCGCCGGCTACCCGCACTGTGCAGGATGCCATCGCTCGAGCCGTGGACGACGTGGTGGAGTCTACCGGGGCCAAGGCCGTGGTGGTGTTCACCTCCACCGGCGGGGCGGCCCGCCGGGTGGCCCGCACCCGGCCCCCGGTGCCGATTCTGGCCCTGACCCCCAACCCCCATGTGCGCAACCAGCTGGCCCTGGTCTCGGATGTGCTGCCCCTGCTGGCCCCCGACCCCAAAGATACCGACGATATGGTGGAGATTGCAGTGGCCAAAGCCAAAGAGACCGGCCTGGCCGAGGTGGGCGAGTATGTGGTGATTGCCGCCGGGGTGCCCTTTGGGGTGCGCGGTACCACCAACATGATCCGGGTGGAGCGGGTTAGCTGA
- the eno gene encoding phosphopyruvate hydratase, protein MTTIVELKGREVLDSRGNPTVEAEVVLESGARGRAMVPSGASTGAHEAVELRDGGPRFGGKGVLRAVAAINERIADEVIGLDALNQEAVDKTMLELDGTSNKGNLGANAILAVSLATAHAAASGLGLPLYRYLGGVQGVTLPVPLMNVINGGKHADNNVDFQEFMLVPGGLPTFSEALRAGVETFHALKSVLKAKGYNTNVGDEGGFAPDLKSNEEAVEVLLTAIEKAGYKPGQEIAIALDPASSEFYQEGRYVLEADGKSLSGPEMVAYWENWVNQYPIVSIEDGLAEDDWETWKLLTERLGRRIQLVGDDLFVTNPAILKRGIEMGVGNSILIKVNQIGTLSETLEAIRLAHRSGYTTILSHRSGETEDNTIADIAVAVNAGQIKTGSASRSDRLAKYNQLLRIEEELGTGARFLGFGAFKK, encoded by the coding sequence ATGACCACAATTGTTGAGCTAAAAGGACGCGAGGTACTGGATTCACGCGGCAACCCCACCGTCGAGGCCGAGGTGGTGCTGGAGTCGGGAGCCCGCGGGCGGGCCATGGTGCCTTCGGGTGCCTCCACCGGGGCCCACGAAGCGGTGGAGCTACGGGATGGCGGCCCCCGCTTTGGGGGTAAAGGGGTGCTGCGGGCGGTAGCGGCCATCAACGAGCGCATTGCCGACGAGGTGATCGGGCTGGATGCGCTTAATCAGGAGGCCGTGGATAAAACCATGCTCGAGCTCGATGGCACCTCCAACAAAGGCAACCTGGGGGCCAATGCCATCCTGGCGGTTTCGCTGGCTACGGCCCATGCAGCGGCCAGCGGGCTGGGCTTGCCGCTCTACCGCTACTTAGGGGGGGTGCAGGGGGTGACCCTGCCGGTGCCTTTGATGAACGTGATCAACGGGGGTAAGCACGCCGACAACAACGTGGACTTCCAGGAGTTCATGCTGGTGCCCGGCGGCCTGCCCACCTTCTCGGAGGCCCTGCGGGCGGGGGTCGAGACCTTCCACGCCCTCAAGTCGGTCTTGAAAGCCAAGGGCTACAATACCAATGTGGGGGACGAGGGGGGGTTCGCCCCCGACCTCAAGTCCAACGAGGAAGCGGTGGAGGTGCTGCTTACGGCCATCGAGAAGGCCGGTTACAAGCCCGGTCAGGAGATCGCCATTGCCCTCGACCCGGCCAGCTCGGAGTTTTATCAGGAGGGCCGCTACGTGCTCGAGGCCGACGGTAAGTCGCTCTCCGGCCCGGAGATGGTGGCCTACTGGGAGAACTGGGTCAACCAGTACCCCATCGTCTCCATCGAGGATGGGCTGGCCGAGGACGATTGGGAGACCTGGAAACTCCTGACCGAACGGCTGGGCCGGCGCATCCAGCTTGTGGGGGACGACCTGTTTGTAACCAACCCGGCCATCCTGAAGCGCGGTATCGAGATGGGGGTGGGGAACTCCATCCTGATCAAGGTCAACCAGATCGGCACCCTCTCTGAGACCCTGGAGGCTATCCGGCTGGCCCACCGCTCCGGCTACACCACCATCCTCTCGCACCGCTCGGGTGAGACCGAGGATAACACCATTGCCGATATCGCCGTGGCGGTTAATGCCGGCCAGATCAAGACCGGCTCGGCCAGCCGCTCGGATCGCCTGGCCAAGTACAACCAGCTTTTGCGCATCGAAGAGGAGCTGGGTACGGGGGCGCGCTTCCTGGGCTTTGGGGCCTTCAAAAAATAG
- the dnaN gene encoding DNA polymerase III subunit beta yields MEVRIPKRTLAEGLSILERIIPSRSSNPILTYLPLELADQGLILRGTNGEVDIEIKLPAEIQGVGQVLIPAQTFAQIVRSAPGEMVGLIFGNGERLELHSGAFKTQLSTTSPDGYPELAFVAPGSEKIGAARLAQAIARVRYAASSDEYRAIFRGVQLEMSPTSLRAVASDGYRLALYDLPMQLQTRKLVIPARSADEIVRVFKDAQGEVALAVGEGTLTLVGEAIRMSVRLMEGEFPDYTRVIPQNFVLEATLPAEALRESLKRVAVLSDRNNHRVNLLFNDGKLDIDAEGDYGRGREELHIEASGEPQLMVAYNAQYMIDALNPIEGAVRIKLSGPTSPSVVQAVEDAGYLAVVVPLRV; encoded by the coding sequence GTGGAAGTTCGCATCCCCAAACGTACCCTTGCCGAAGGACTCTCGATCCTCGAGCGGATCATTCCTAGCCGCAGCTCCAATCCCATTCTGACCTATCTGCCCCTCGAACTCGCCGATCAGGGTTTGATTTTACGTGGCACCAACGGTGAGGTGGATATTGAGATCAAATTGCCTGCCGAGATACAGGGTGTAGGCCAGGTGCTGATACCAGCGCAGACCTTTGCCCAGATCGTACGCAGTGCTCCCGGTGAAATGGTAGGGCTAATTTTTGGAAATGGAGAGCGCCTTGAACTGCACTCGGGGGCCTTCAAGACCCAACTTTCCACCACCAGCCCAGATGGCTACCCCGAGCTGGCTTTTGTGGCGCCTGGATCAGAGAAAATAGGCGCTGCACGTCTGGCTCAGGCCATTGCCCGCGTGCGTTATGCTGCCAGCTCCGATGAGTACCGCGCGATTTTCCGCGGGGTGCAGCTCGAGATGTCCCCCACCAGTTTGCGGGCGGTGGCCTCCGATGGTTATCGATTGGCCCTTTACGATCTGCCTATGCAACTCCAAACCCGAAAACTAGTCATTCCAGCCCGCAGCGCCGATGAGATCGTACGGGTATTCAAGGATGCCCAGGGTGAGGTGGCCTTGGCGGTGGGTGAGGGCACCCTGACGCTGGTAGGGGAGGCGATTCGGATGTCGGTTAGGCTGATGGAGGGTGAGTTCCCCGACTACACCCGGGTGATTCCGCAGAATTTTGTGCTGGAAGCTACTCTGCCTGCCGAGGCTCTACGTGAAAGCCTCAAGCGGGTTGCGGTGCTTTCTGACCGTAACAACCACCGTGTCAACCTACTATTCAACGATGGGAAGCTCGATATCGATGCAGAGGGTGATTATGGTCGGGGTAGAGAAGAGCTGCACATTGAAGCTTCGGGCGAACCCCAACTGATGGTGGCCTACAACGCTCAGTACATGATTGATGCACTGAACCCCATTGAAGGGGCGGTGCGGATCAAGCTGTCCGGCCCTACCAGCCCCAGTGTGGTGCAGGCCGTAGAAGACGCGGGTTATCTGGCAGTAGTGGTTCCCCTGCGGGTTTGA
- the dnaA gene encoding chromosomal replication initiator protein DnaA, whose product MTQNTVWQNVLEYIRQSITEVEYHTWFEKIQPLGVVNGSLELGVPTSFFKGWIEDHYAELLTEALTRLGAQTPRFELKVIPGKPVQEDIFSASAPPKSQEARTRLNPKYIFENFVVGQNNNLAHAAAVAVAESPGNAYNPLFIYGGVGLGKTHLMHAVGHSVAQRFPEKKIEYVSTETFTNELINAIREDRMTEFRDRYRSVDLLLVDDIQFIAGKERTQEEFFHTFNALYEARKQIILSSDRPPKDILTLEARLRSRFEWGLITDIQPPDLETRVAILKMNSEYRNMRIPEEVLEYIAKQITSNIRELEGALMRVIAYASLNGVQLSKAVAVKALSDVFAASEVGLTPEEILKAVAEHYNLKLEEIRGAGRRKEVVIPRQIAMYLIREMTHASLPEIGQFFDGRDHTTVLYAIQKIQESLDIDSSLQQAIKSIKERLR is encoded by the coding sequence TTGACCCAAAACACCGTTTGGCAGAATGTGCTCGAGTACATACGTCAAAGTATCACCGAGGTGGAGTACCACACTTGGTTTGAGAAGATTCAGCCACTGGGCGTGGTCAATGGCTCACTCGAGCTGGGGGTTCCTACCAGCTTCTTCAAAGGCTGGATTGAAGATCATTACGCCGAACTGCTGACTGAAGCTCTAACCCGCCTGGGGGCCCAAACCCCTCGTTTTGAGCTCAAAGTAATTCCGGGAAAACCCGTCCAGGAAGACATTTTCTCTGCATCAGCACCACCCAAATCGCAAGAGGCCCGTACCCGACTTAACCCCAAATACATCTTCGAGAATTTTGTGGTAGGGCAGAACAACAACCTCGCTCACGCCGCAGCCGTGGCCGTAGCTGAATCGCCCGGCAATGCTTACAACCCCCTATTCATCTACGGTGGCGTGGGTCTTGGTAAAACTCACTTGATGCACGCCGTGGGGCATTCGGTAGCCCAGCGCTTTCCCGAAAAAAAGATCGAGTACGTTTCCACCGAGACCTTCACCAACGAACTCATCAACGCAATCCGTGAAGATCGCATGACCGAGTTTCGGGATCGCTATCGATCAGTGGATCTGCTGTTGGTAGACGACATCCAGTTCATTGCTGGTAAAGAGCGCACTCAGGAGGAATTTTTTCATACCTTCAACGCCCTTTATGAGGCCCGCAAACAGATTATCCTGTCGTCCGATCGGCCTCCAAAAGACATTCTGACCCTTGAAGCCCGCTTGCGTAGCCGCTTCGAGTGGGGCTTGATTACCGATATCCAACCCCCTGACCTCGAGACTCGAGTGGCCATCCTCAAAATGAACTCCGAGTACCGCAACATGCGCATTCCCGAAGAGGTACTGGAGTACATTGCCAAGCAAATTACCTCCAACATCCGCGAGCTCGAAGGCGCCCTTATGCGGGTTATTGCCTATGCTTCGCTCAATGGTGTGCAGCTAAGCAAGGCTGTGGCCGTTAAAGCCCTTTCCGACGTGTTTGCAGCCTCTGAGGTAGGCCTAACGCCGGAGGAAATCCTCAAGGCAGTAGCTGAGCACTATAACCTAAAGCTAGAGGAGATACGGGGCGCTGGTCGGCGTAAGGAGGTAGTGATTCCGCGACAAATCGCCATGTACCTTATCCGTGAAATGACCCACGCCTCCCTGCCAGAAATAGGGCAATTCTTCGATGGGCGCGACCATACGACTGTGCTTTATGCCATACAAAAAATCCAAGAAAGCCTAGACATTGACTCGAGTCTCCAGCAAGCCATTAAAAGTATCAAGGAGCGGCTGCGATAG